agcgtctaattttttttaaattttttatttattttttttattttattaaattttaatttaattttaaattaaaaaataatatttataataaaaatattataatatatattattaaatattataattttatttattaaaatattatttttaattaaataaaaaattaaaattatttttcaattaaaaattaaattaaattaaaaattaaaattaaattacattacattacaaattttttatatttttttaatttaattttaaattgaaaaataattttttataataaaaaattataatatatgattttaattattatactattatttattaaaataatatttatatttttatttaaaatgtaaaaataaaataattaaaaatatttaattttttaattttttttattataataatattttatattttttatttaattaaaatttaatttaattttaaattaaaaaataattttttataataaaaatattataatatataatattaattattataatattatttattaaaataatatttatattttatttaaaatattaaaaaaatttttcatacaccccttttttgtaatttttatttttaacttagCCTTGTACGGTAAAAAACCCACTAATGGACTTGTGCTGcattttatttttagattttctttGGGTATTGAATTAGTGTTGCATCCATCATAGGCATTATTGTGCATAGGTAAGACtttcaaatttaaattgctgTTAAAGGAAGTActatctaaaaaaatatttattacagaattttaatttaaattttaatatgacgCTGATTAGCaactctaaaattttaataatctccCCTAACCCTTTCAGTTCTTGTCTAACTTAAAATCCTAGCTACTTTGGCTTCTCAAATCCTGAAGATCGATGCCCCAGTGATAATGATTGTCCCTTCTCTTGTAATTTGTGGGAACGCCTTCACCTTTCTTGCCACCTTCGCAACTTCCTTAGTATCCCACAATCATACCAGTCAATACCAGGGGTTTGTGCCATTCTTCACAATCTACATCCCATCCTGTTGGCTTTATATCTGCCAGCGAAATGCAATCATTCCCTTCTTTATGGTCCTGCACTTGCCTGCGAGCTTCCTCCAAGTCCAAGAAAAGCTGAGGGTCGAGTTTAGCATTCCAGTTGATTTGATCAATGTACATATCAGGACTTGGTAGAGGAAATAATTTGCATGGAAGGCGGTTCTTTGCCCAGAACCGTTTCTTGGCCTGTTGAAAGGACTCCTTACCTGCGGAATCGTACCATTCcatgatttttgtaaattttgatgCGTCTTGCTTTGGGTAAAAGAAATTTTTCCACTTCATTCCTCCCATATCCAAGCCGAATCGTTTCTCCCATGCCGGAACAAAATCGGTGTGATATTGATGCTGTTGGTTTCCTGGCATGGTTTCTCAGAAAAAGATTAGTCCTAAGAACTATAGAGAGGGAGTTAACTAATCGCTACTCTTTTAAGTTTACCAAGTGAAACTACAACCTTATTTATAAGCGAAGGATTGGTGTAATTTGTGTAGAAATAgattactctttcctgtttggatTTGGATTACAATATCAAAAGCAAAGTTTTCTTTCCAAAACCCACAGCGCTTGGGTAAACCATCTTATGGTAAAGGATcaattattcaatattattagaGTTATTTATGCTTTTCACTTTCCATATATTTTTGCATTGCTTAAGTGGGTAATTTTAAGTAATAAATTTtacattaatgaaaaataaatgcacctaaaatattttaaaaatttaacttcTCATGAAGACACAGAGAACTTcaattgtaataaaataattattaaatgctCATAAGTGCAATGTAATCTACGAATTTCTTTGGAGGGTAGAGTAGTTCAATCAAATTAGCACGTTATTTCCTCTTTGTCCTCAAAAGAACAATCTCCCAATTTTCTGT
This genomic stretch from Hevea brasiliensis isolate MT/VB/25A 57/8 unplaced genomic scaffold, ASM3005281v1 Scaf8, whole genome shotgun sequence harbors:
- the LOC131177745 gene encoding uncharacterized protein LOC131177745 — protein: MPGNQQHQYHTDFVPAWEKRFGLDMGGMKWKNFFYPKQDASKFTKIMEWYDSAGKESFQQAKKRFWAKNRLPCKLFPLPSPDMYIDQINWNAKLDPQLFLDLEEARRQVQDHKEGNDCISLADIKPTGWDVDCEEWHKPLVLTGMIVGY